A genomic window from Xyrauchen texanus isolate HMW12.3.18 chromosome 15, RBS_HiC_50CHRs, whole genome shotgun sequence includes:
- the LOC127656432 gene encoding melanocortin-2 receptor accessory protein 2A-like, producing the protein MPRLQYLNSSSMPNHNYEWSYEYYDDEEPVSFEGLKAHRYSIVIGFWVGLAVFVIFMFFVLTLLTKTGAPHPEAAEPYEKWMRLTSCAEGLRGQRVADTRTGLSRPLLEESRSFFHCYINEEEREGGRAINDANGAIHSSGVSRGQVETVGLVLQNMVLETRAEREVALLAHFNIPNFVNSDLSSALGEDNLLLGDPPIIMEEARPHCTRHIID; encoded by the exons ATGCCGAGGTTGCAGTATCTAAATAGCAGTAGTATGCCAAACCACAATTATGAATGGAGCTACGAATACTACGACGACGAAGAGCCTGTGTCTTTCGAGGGACTCAAAGCACATCGAT ATTCCATTGTAATCGGCTTCTGGGTGGGACTTGCAGTTTTtgtaattttcatgttttttgttctGACTCTCCTGACCAAAACAGGAGCCCCACATCCAGA GGCTGCCGAGCCTTATGAGAAATGGATGCGGCTCACCAGCTGTGCGGAGGGTCTCAGGGGTCAGCGTGTGGCAGATACCCGGACGGGTCTCTCTCGCCCTTTACTGGAGGAGTCCCGGTCTTTTTTTCACTGTTACATCAATGAGGAGGAACGAGAAGGGGGCAGGGCTATAAATGATGCTAATGGTGCCATCCATAGCAGTGGTGTCTCCAGAGGGCAGGTGGAGACTGTCGGTCTAGTCCTCCAGAATATGGTCTTGGAGACTAGGGCGGAACGAGAGGTTGCACTCCTTGCCCATTTCAACATTCCCAACTTTGTGAACTCTGACCTGAGCTCAGCTCTGGGGGAAGACAACTTACTGCTGGGTGATCCACCAATCATAATGGAGGAGGCCCGTCCTCATTGTACGCGTCACATCATTGACTAA